One stretch of Pelmatolapia mariae isolate MD_Pm_ZW linkage group LG3_W, Pm_UMD_F_2, whole genome shotgun sequence DNA includes these proteins:
- the LOC134623144 gene encoding E3 ubiquitin-protein ligase TRIM39-like — MSLYDSFLCEEQFQCSICLDVFTNPASTPCGHSFCMQCITKYWNGAKVFKCPLCKKSFEKRPDLQINRTLREITDQYKSMKNGVVKNKSGRKGSGGHGSPSSHLFDELKKKLRHPVRKTHQTFSRSLESDSISTSFAPVKNSQASSVPNHSFSDALNETYVAGPPVSHRPHTRRRRYTLSGTEMSQNVPLCEIHNRPILIFCRSDQVCICPECEMEDHPDHDTVTVETEWMETKTLLTVSERTIQDMIIERINKIEEINMSVTELELAVDRETAGSVSLFSSLVCFIERSQAELVEAMEISRKAAQRHAESMTRQLEQEIEELKKRQSELSKLAQSDDHLYCVKTFPILSSPPPTKDWYKVSVNSDLGTESIYMSILAQVEKFAKELKNITEKGFPAQTLDPSPSRSQPRIMGIQEYALDVTLDSSTAHPRLVLSSDLKSVRCGDRHQLVPDNPERFEKVVCVIGREPISSGKHYWEVDVTGKTDWDLGVVKYSVSRKGKIEYTPDNGFWFLSLRDKNKFGFRSQPYTDVPVNLVLHKIGIFVDFENGQVSFYNVDAKMHIYTFNDIFNETLYPFFSPCTNKSGRNDLPLIITPVKMTE; from the exons ATGTCTCTATATGACAGTTTTTTATGTGAAGAACAGTTCCAGTGCTCCATATGCCTTGATGTATTCACCAATCCTGCATCCACACCATGTGGACATAGCTTCTGCATGCAATGCATCACCAAATACTGGAATGGAGctaag GTTTTCAAGTGTCCTCTGTGTAAAAAGAGCTTTGAAAAGCGACCGGACCTCCAGATTAACAGAACACTGCGAGAGATCACTGACCAGTATAAATCCATGAAAAATGGAGTAGTAAAGAATAAGAGTGGAAGAAAGGGAAGTGGAGGGCATGGAAGCCCGTCAAGCCATTTATTTgatgaactgaagaaaaagctgCGTCACCCTGTGCGAAAGACTCACCAGACCTTTTCTCGGA GCTTGGAAAGTGACTCAATCTCAACGTCCTTTGCTCCAGTAAAGAACTCACAAGCATCCTCAGTGCCAAACCACAGTTTCAGTGATGCATTGAATGAAACCTATGTGGCAGGTCCTCCGGTTTCCCACCGACCACATACCCGGAGGAGGAGGTACACGCTGAGTGGGACTGAGATGAGCCAGAATGTCCCTCTTTGTGAGATCCACAACAGGCCAATATTG ATTTTCTGTAGGAGTGACCAGGTGTGCATTTGTCCTGAATGCGAGATGGAGGATCATCCAGACCATGACACGGTGACCGTTGAAACCGAATGGATGGAAACCAAG aCACTGCTGACTGTGTCAGAGCGGACAATCCAGGACATGATTATCGAGAGAATCAACAAGATTGAAGAGATAAATATGTCAGTGACAGAGCTGGag CTGGCAGTGGACCGAGAGACGGCGGGCAGCGTTTCTCTATTCTCGAGTTTGGTTTGTTTCATTGAACGTTCCCAGGCAGAGCTGGTGGAGGCGATGGAGATCAGCCGGAAGGCGGCACAGCGCCATGCTGAATCCATGACAAGGCAGCTGGAACAGGAGATCGAAGAACTAAAGAAGAGACAAAGCGAGCTTTCCAAGCTTGCCCAATCAGATGATCATTTATACTGTGTGAAA ACGTTCCCAATTCTGTCCAGCCCTCCACCTACCAAAGACTGGTACAAAGTGTCGGTGAATTCTGACCTGGGGACAGAGTCCATTTACATGTCTATATTAGCTCAGGTGGAGAAGTTTGCCAAAGAGCTGAAGAATATCACAGAAAAAG GTTTTCCTGCACAAACACTGGATCCCAGTCCTTCTCGATCACAGCCCA GGATAATGGGGATACAAGAATATGCAC TGGATGTAACTCTGGACTCCAGTACTGCCCATCCAAGACTGGTGCTGTCATCAGACCTGAAGAGT GTGAGGTGTGGCGATCGACACCAACTGGTGCCAGACAACCCAGAGAGGTTTGAAAAAGTTGTCTGTGTTATAGGGAGGGAGCCAATCTCTTCTGGAAAACATTATTGGGAG GTGGACGTGACCGGGAAGACTGACTGGGACCTGGGTGTGGTCAAGTATTCCGTCAGCAGGAAGGGGAAGATTGAATACACCCCAGACAATGGATTCTGGTTCCTCAGTTTAAGAGACAA GAATAAGTTTGGCTTTCGATCTCAACCCTACACAGATGTCCCAGTGAACCTTGTACTTCATAAGATCGGGATATTTGTGGACTTTGAAAATGGACAG GTGTCTTTCTACAATGTTGATGCTAAGATGCACATCTATACTTTTAATGACATTTTCAATGAGACCCTCTACCCTTTCTTCAGCCCCTGCACCAACAAGTCAGGAAGGAACGACTTACCACTGATCATCACGCCAGTGAAGATGACCGAGTGA
- the si:dkey-9k7.3 gene encoding circularly permutated Ras protein 1: MGPEYDNIVPVKQQADEVPPPLPPRRLRKPRPTSLPLYNNSSFEPPSAPISLPPPVPPRLDKLEGLTRLKANVNVVSLNVGKLVDISQDSGMETFQRPVICGKCSAALSCLSSLQKNVWRCEFCGYENSVDESLAALCIGQRAGVRSDDLYLPRQSEDDYQNLEDTLVVFCVDTSGSMSVTTEVPSSNGSVTYVSRLEGMQDALYRALFTIKQRSPHRRVALVTFNDEVVIYGDGTSAPITLRDWALVDYDHIWEKGVTYHIPHCIAETYNHLIQRVKELREHGATCLGPAALASVAMASRYPGSKVILCTDGKANIGLGEMEQAPSLTPSAFTPYFYTQLALDAVQKGVIISVMTFEGTDCRLADIGKLADATGGRVNIVSIGTVAREIQSVSEDNVLATGVKATLLASDGVYFPYEDENNHKLVREIGNVTKGLEITFQFAVKPDFMEVFLQKGTLPFQLQLSFKTRDQHRITRIITEQRPATTCSRIFAGRLNMAVLDVHCAQLCASLTMEGKVQEAQRQLKAQQDLLQQVSKWRPIQKEESIYGNWMETMTTICEDITTESQLTLSDEAAKVVYQMKRASSVRNNNNSSNTVNVQKKTTKKKKAVMEAV, translated from the exons ATGGGGCCCGAGTATGACAACATAGTGCCAGTAAAACAACAAGCAG ATGAGGTTCCTCCACCGCTGCCCCCTCGTCGACTGAGGAAACCTCGGCCTACTTCTCTTCCTCTTTACAACAATTCCTCCTTCGAGCCTCCGTCTGCTCCgatctccctccctcctcctgttCCTCCCAGAC TTGACAAGCTGGAAGGATTAACCAGGTTGAAGGCCAACGTCAACGTTGTCTCACTCAATGTTGGAAAACTGGTTGACATCAGTCAAG ACTCAGGCATGGAGACTTTTCAAAGGCCAGTGATTTGTGGGAAATGTAGTGCTGCTTTGTCATGTCTCAGTTCGTTACAGAAGAAC GTTTGGCGATGTGAGTTCTGTGGATATGAAAACAGCGTAGACGAAAGTTTAGCTGCTTTGTGCATTGGCCAGCGAGCCGGTGTGCGCAGTGATGACCTTTACCTGCCCAGACAGAGTGAAGACGACTATCAGAACTTGGAGGACACGCTAGTTGTTTTCTGCGTGGACACTTCTGGCAGCATGAGCGTTACTACAGAG GTTCCATCAAGCAATGGCTCTGTAACATACGTATCCAGACTAGAG GGTATGCAGGACGCCCTCTACAGGGCACTATTCACCATAAAGCAACGGTCCCCTCATCGGAGGGTGGCTCTGGTGACATTTAACGATGAG GTTGTAATATATGGTGATGGTACTAGTGCTCCTATCACACTCAGGGATTGGGCGCTAGTTGACTACGACCATATATGGGAAAAGGGTGTGACTTACCACATCCCACACTGTATCGCTGAGACCTACAACCACCTAATACAGAGGGTCAAAGA ACTCAGGGAACATGGAGCCACGTGTCTCGGTCCCGCAGCATTAGCCTCCGTTGCTATGGCTTCAAGGTACCCCGGGTCAAAA GTCATTTTATGTACTGATGGCAAAGCAAACATCGGACTGGGAGAGATGGAGCAAGCTCCCTCTCTGACTCCTTCTGCCTTTACTCCATATTTCTATACTCAGCTGGCTCTAGATGCGGTACAGAAGGG aGTCATAATATCAGTAATGACTTTTGAAGGGACAGACTGTCGCCTGGCTGATATTGGTAAACTGGCAGATGCTACGGGAGGAAGA GTAAATATTGTCAGCATTGGCACGGTAGCAAGAGAGATTCAATCGGTCTCCGAAGATAATGTCCTAGCTACAGGAGTCAAAGCAACCCTGCTCGCTTCTGATGGAGT GTATTTTCCATATGAGGATGAAAACAATCACAAACTGGTAAGAGAGATTGGGAATGTCACCAAAGGTCTGGAGATCACCTTCCAGTTTGCTGTAAAACCTGATTTTATGGAAG TTTTTCTCCAGAAAGGAACGCTTCCATTCCAACTGCAGCTCAGCTTCAAGACCAGAGACCAACACAGAATCACTCGCATCATCACTGAACAGCGACCAGCAACTACCTGCAG TCGGATTTTTGCAGGTAGACTTAACATGGCAGTGCTCGATGTTCACTGCGCACAGCTTTGTGCCAGTTTAACCATGGAGGGTAAAGTGCAGGAGGCACAAAGGCAGCTGAAAGCACAGCAAGACCTGCTACAACAAGTCAG CAAGTGGAGGCCAATCCAAAAGGAAGAGAGTATATATGGTAACTGGATGGAAACCATGACGACAATTTGTGAGGACATTACCACGGAATCCCAG CTGACTCTTTCTGATGAAGCAGCTAAGGTGGTGTACCAGATGAAGAGAGCCAGCAGTgtcagaaacaacaacaacagcagcaacacagttaatgtccaaaagaagaccacaaagaagaaaaaggctGTCATGGAGGCTGTGTaa